The Raphanus sativus cultivar WK10039 unplaced genomic scaffold, ASM80110v3 Scaffold0912, whole genome shotgun sequence genome contains a region encoding:
- the LOC130503302 gene encoding receptor-like serine/threonine-protein kinase SD1-6: MRSVPNHHYLYTFAFVFILFPAFGVSAASTMSPTESLTISSNKTIISRSETFELGFFTPTSSSRWYLGIWYKKIPTRTYVWVANRDTPLSESNGSLKISDNNNLIISDHSNKPVWSTNLTGGNVRTTPVVAELLDNGNLVLRDSNNNNEYLWQSFDFPTDTLLPEMKLGWDLKSGRNRFLRSRKTPDDPSSGDFSTKFETKGFPEVYVRNKESIVYRSGPWDGIRYNGIPEITPVDYLVLNFTATDEEITYSYRITKSNIYSILTLTPTGLLQRSTWVERLQSWRPLWYSPKDICNNYEQCGSYGYCDSNTSPVCNCVQGFKPVNKWDLRDDFEGCVRKTRLRCDGTDGFVRLKNMKLPDTTKTMVDRGIGIEECEARCLKDCNCKAFANTDIRNGGSGCVIWTGDLLDIRNFADGGQDLYVRLAAADLG, from the coding sequence TTCATTTTGTTTCCAGCCTTCGGTGTCTCTGCTGCCAGCACTATGTCGCCTACAGAATCTCTCACTATCTCAAGCAACAAAACAATCATATCTCGTAGTGAAACCTTCGAGCTTGGTTTCTTCACTCCCACGTCAAGTTCTCGTTGGTATCTCGGGATTTGGTACAAGAAAATCCCTACCAGAACCTACGTATGGGTTGCAAACAGAGACACTCCTCTCTCAGAGTCCAACGGATCTCTCAAAATCTCCGACAACAATAATCTCATCATTTCGGATCATTCCAATAAACCTGTTTGGTCCACTAACCTAACAGGAGGAAACGTGAGAACAACTCCAGTGGTCGCAGAGCTTCTCGATAACGGTAACCTCGTGCTCAGAGACTCCAACAATAACAACGAGTACTTGTGGCAGAGTTTCGATTTTCCGACAGATACTTTACTTCCGGAGATGAAACTTGGTTGGGATCTTAAAAGCGGAAGAAACAGATTCTTGAGATCCAGGAAAACCCCAGACGATCCATCGAGCGGGGATTTCTCGACTAAATTCGAAACCAAAGGGTTCCCAGAGGTTTACGTACGCAACAAGGAGTCTATAGTGTACCGGAGCGGTCCATGGGATGGGATCCGGTATAACGGCATACCGGAGATAACCCCGGTTGATTACCTAGTTTTAAATTTCACAGCTACTGATGAAGAAATAACTTACTCGTACCGTATCACAAAAAGTAACATTTACTCCATCTTAACCCTAACCCCCACCGGGTTGTTACAACGATCAACTTGGGTTGAGAGATTACAGAGCTGGAGACCGTTATGGTACTCACCAAAGGATATATGCAATAACTACGAACAGTGTGGGAGTTACGGTTATTGCGATTCCAACACCTCGCCGGTTTGTAACTgtgtccaagggtttaagccAGTGAATAAGTGGGATCTGAGAGATGATTTTGAGGGTTGCGTGAGGAAGACGAGGCTGAGATGTGACGGTACGGATGGGTTTGTGCGGTTGAAGAATATGAAGTTGCCGGATACTACGAAGACGATGGTGGACAGGGGGATTGGGATAGAAGAGTGTGAAGCACGGTGTCTTAAAGATTGCAATTGTAAGGCGTTCGCTAATACTGACATTCGTAATGGTGGGTCAGGATGTGTGATTTGGACCGGGGATTTGTTGGATATCCGAAATTTTGCTGACGGAGGTCAGGATCTCTACGTCAGACTAGCAGCTGCTGATCtcggttag